One stretch of Bradyrhizobium canariense DNA includes these proteins:
- a CDS encoding DJ-1/PfpI family protein: MIPHDTHLQIGSLLFEGLDQIDLTGPFEVLSRIPNSTYRVYGKTAAPVRDLKGLRLTPDAALSDAPQLDVLHVPGGFGQEALMEDAEVLDWIARQAAGARSVFSVCTGALLCGAAGLLRGRRATTHWASFHLLHLFGAIPINERVVVDGNWVFAAGVTAGIDGALRLAAELRGDDAARAIQLYMVYAPEPPFDSGTPETAPAAILAQARQSVAGITAQREATARRIAARLGIALPAVAAE, encoded by the coding sequence GTGATCCCGCATGACACGCATTTGCAGATCGGTTCCCTATTGTTCGAGGGGCTTGACCAGATCGATCTGACCGGCCCCTTCGAGGTGCTGTCGCGCATCCCGAACTCGACCTATCGCGTCTATGGCAAGACCGCCGCACCGGTTCGCGACCTGAAGGGGTTGCGGCTGACGCCGGATGCAGCGCTGTCGGATGCTCCGCAGCTCGACGTGCTTCATGTGCCCGGTGGCTTCGGCCAGGAAGCGCTGATGGAAGATGCCGAGGTGCTGGACTGGATCGCGCGACAGGCCGCAGGTGCGCGTAGCGTTTTCTCGGTGTGCACGGGCGCGCTTCTGTGCGGCGCAGCCGGTCTCTTGAGAGGACGCCGGGCGACGACACACTGGGCTTCGTTTCATTTGCTGCATCTGTTCGGCGCCATCCCCATCAACGAACGCGTCGTCGTGGACGGTAATTGGGTCTTTGCCGCCGGTGTCACCGCCGGGATCGACGGCGCCTTGCGTCTGGCGGCCGAATTGCGCGGCGACGACGCAGCCCGGGCGATCCAGCTCTACATGGTCTATGCGCCGGAGCCGCCGTTCGACAGCGGCACGCCCGAGACTGCGCCCGCCGCCATCCTGGCACAGGCGCGGCAATCGGTCGCCGGCATCACGGCGCAACGCGAGGCGACCGCCCGGCGCATCGCTGCCCGCCTCGGCATCGCGCTCCCCGCCGTGGCTGCGGAATAA
- a CDS encoding L-dopachrome tautomerase-related protein produces MVKVSLAYAPFGILALAGVLAATPAVAQNAGQENPGKVGPPLETVKAFEDDFRLVGIGVSAKGRVFATAPSSQVRSRYSMVEVNPRTGAVTPYPDAAWNNFNEQGDAKSEWISVQALWVDKADHLWALDSSLSKLDQDRLPPKLVEFDLSTNRVIRQYDFKGVVSAKDSLNDLRIDTAHHYAYLTNIGSKGSLVVLDLKTGKSRQVLVGDRSTFADPKQHLMFGKEIALRPDGSVVAIHADGIALSPDTQWLYYRPLTDHNYWRVPASALRDARLSETELAKKVEYLGSSVLSGGLIMDQHGTLYGGDLENRTVVAITRTPSHTLNTKVFVSDPSKLSWADGFAISGGYLYIADSHLWEIAFKNNLPRSGPFTIFKVKLPR; encoded by the coding sequence ATGGTGAAAGTCAGTCTGGCCTATGCGCCATTTGGAATTCTTGCGCTCGCGGGCGTGCTCGCCGCAACACCCGCGGTGGCGCAAAATGCCGGTCAGGAAAATCCCGGTAAGGTTGGTCCGCCGCTGGAAACCGTGAAGGCGTTTGAAGACGATTTTCGCCTGGTCGGCATCGGGGTCTCGGCCAAGGGCAGGGTGTTCGCGACCGCACCATCCTCCCAAGTTCGTTCCCGCTATAGCATGGTCGAGGTCAATCCCAGGACCGGTGCAGTGACGCCATATCCTGACGCGGCCTGGAACAATTTCAACGAGCAGGGAGATGCCAAGTCGGAATGGATTTCCGTTCAGGCGCTGTGGGTCGACAAGGCGGATCACCTTTGGGCGCTCGACTCGTCACTGTCGAAACTCGATCAGGATCGCCTGCCGCCCAAGCTGGTCGAGTTCGACCTCTCCACCAACAGAGTGATCCGGCAGTATGATTTCAAGGGCGTGGTCTCGGCGAAGGACTCGCTGAACGATCTGCGCATCGACACAGCGCATCATTATGCCTACCTCACCAATATTGGAAGCAAGGGCAGCCTGGTGGTGCTCGATCTGAAGACCGGAAAGTCCCGGCAGGTGCTGGTCGGCGACCGCTCTACCTTCGCCGATCCCAAGCAGCATCTGATGTTCGGCAAGGAAATCGCGCTGCGCCCGGATGGCTCGGTGGTGGCGATCCATGCCGACGGCATCGCGCTGTCGCCGGATACGCAATGGCTCTACTACCGGCCGCTGACCGATCATAATTATTGGCGCGTGCCGGCGTCGGCCCTGCGCGATGCCAGACTGTCCGAGACGGAGCTTGCCAAAAAAGTCGAGTATCTCGGCAGTTCAGTGCTGAGCGGCGGGCTCATCATGGATCAGCACGGTACGCTCTATGGCGGCGATCTGGAAAATCGCACCGTGGTTGCCATAACGAGGACGCCGAGCCACACGCTGAACACCAAGGTCTTCGTCAGCGATCCATCCAAACTGTCCTGGGCCGACGGTTTTGCGATCAGCGGCGGCTACCTCTACATCGCCGATTCCCACCTGTGGGAAATCGCGTTCAAGAACAACCTGCCGCGCTCCGGTCCGTTTACGATCTTCAAGGTGAAACTGCCGCGTTAG
- a CDS encoding tetratricopeptide repeat protein, with protein MVLPSLVHAQSADLVLCDRVAADPADPDKPADVKGVPDVAPSDIATAIRYCKVAGASSRRALFQLGRAYAANKQLPEATATWRKAADKGSTSAMVELGVLYATGAGVAKDDEQARKLFERAAQGGNPRGVSNLAALSGAGGAPSDPAKAREMLAKAAETNAEAQYQLGLMLADGSGGAKDDAGARSLFEKAAAQNHPGALERMGAFTQEGRGGPKDSAAAKAYYERAAALGDEDAKKALKRMECPYVIKDKRGNFVTNLCF; from the coding sequence ATGGTGCTTCCGTCGCTGGTTCATGCGCAATCCGCCGATCTCGTATTGTGCGACCGGGTCGCGGCCGACCCCGCCGATCCGGACAAGCCGGCCGACGTCAAGGGCGTGCCTGACGTCGCGCCGTCTGACATCGCGACTGCGATCCGATATTGCAAGGTCGCGGGCGCCTCATCGCGGCGCGCGCTGTTCCAGCTCGGACGCGCCTATGCCGCCAACAAGCAGTTGCCGGAAGCGACGGCCACCTGGCGCAAGGCAGCTGACAAGGGTTCGACCTCTGCGATGGTTGAGCTCGGCGTGCTCTACGCCACCGGCGCCGGCGTCGCCAAGGACGACGAGCAGGCGCGCAAATTGTTCGAGCGCGCGGCGCAAGGCGGCAATCCGCGTGGCGTCAGCAATCTTGCGGCGCTCTCGGGCGCCGGCGGCGCACCGTCGGACCCGGCAAAGGCGCGGGAAATGCTGGCGAAGGCGGCCGAGACCAATGCTGAGGCGCAGTATCAGCTCGGGTTGATGCTGGCGGACGGCAGCGGCGGCGCCAAGGACGATGCCGGCGCGCGCAGCTTGTTCGAAAAGGCGGCCGCGCAAAATCATCCCGGCGCGCTGGAGCGAATGGGTGCGTTTACCCAAGAGGGGCGCGGCGGGCCGAAGGATTCGGCCGCCGCCAAGGCCTATTACGAACGCGCCGCCGCACTCGGCGACGAGGATGCCAAAAAGGCGCTGAAGCGAATGGAATGCCCCTACGTGATCAAGGACAAGCGCGGGAATTTCGTCACCAATCTTTGTTTTTAG
- a CDS encoding substrate-binding domain-containing protein has product MENVVRLLSTLALMGAVRNLADRFETDTGMRIDADFAPTLGLLERLRNGENADVVILTKEALDDLAVKGTVVPSTCADLARSFVGLAVKAGAEQPDITTEAGLRKTLLGARSVAYSRLGASGIFFAQLIERMGIASEINARAVVIPSGFTAERLVSGEADIAVQQLSELKLVSGIELVGPIPLHLQTPAWFSGGRLAASSRAEQSDALLKYLASPEVAPVLRESGLEP; this is encoded by the coding sequence ATGGAAAATGTTGTTCGCCTGCTTTCGACGCTCGCCCTGATGGGCGCGGTCCGCAATCTCGCGGATCGATTTGAAACCGACACGGGAATGCGCATCGATGCCGATTTCGCCCCGACGCTCGGGTTGCTGGAGCGTCTGCGCAACGGCGAGAACGCGGATGTCGTCATCCTGACCAAGGAAGCGCTCGACGATCTCGCCGTGAAAGGAACCGTCGTGCCGAGCACCTGCGCCGATTTGGCGCGTTCCTTTGTCGGCCTCGCCGTAAAGGCCGGCGCCGAGCAGCCGGATATTACAACCGAGGCCGGCTTGCGCAAAACGCTGCTCGGGGCCCGGTCGGTGGCTTATTCGCGCTTGGGGGCCAGCGGCATTTTCTTCGCGCAATTGATCGAGCGGATGGGGATTGCGTCCGAGATCAATGCCCGCGCGGTGGTCATTCCATCTGGCTTCACCGCCGAACGGCTGGTCAGCGGCGAAGCTGATATCGCGGTCCAGCAGCTCAGCGAATTGAAGCTGGTCTCGGGCATCGAGCTTGTCGGACCGATCCCGCTGCACCTGCAAACTCCCGCCTGGTTTTCCGGCGGGCGGCTGGCGGCATCGAGCCGGGCAGAACAATCTGACGCGTTGTTGAAATATCTCGCGTCACCCGAGGTGGCGCCAGTGCTCCGCGAGTCCGGGCTGGAGCCTTGA
- a CDS encoding glutamine synthetase beta-grasp domain-containing protein, producing MTKYKLEYIWLDGYTPVPNLRGKTQIKEFASFPTLEQLPLWGFDGSSTMQAEGHSSDCVLKPVAVYPDGARTNGALVMCEVMMPDGKTPHASNKRATILDDEGAWFGFEQEYFFYKDGRPLGFPTSGYPAPQGPYYTGVGYKNVGDVARKMVEEHLDLCLAAGINHEGINAEVAKGQWEFQIFGKGSKRAADEMWMARYLMLRLTEKYGVDIEFHCKPLGDTDWNGSGMHANFSTKFMREVGGKEYFEKLMEAFKSNRADHIAVYGPDNHMRLTGKHETASIDTFSYGIADRGASIRVPHSFANSGYKGYLEDRRPNSQGDPYQIASQILKTIASVPTGAKAAA from the coding sequence ATGACCAAGTATAAGCTCGAGTATATCTGGCTCGACGGATATACGCCGGTACCGAATCTGCGCGGCAAAACACAGATCAAGGAATTCGCTTCGTTTCCGACACTGGAACAGCTTCCGCTGTGGGGCTTCGACGGCAGCTCGACCATGCAGGCCGAAGGCCATAGCTCCGATTGCGTGCTGAAGCCGGTCGCGGTCTATCCGGACGGCGCGCGCACCAATGGCGCGCTGGTGATGTGCGAAGTCATGATGCCCGACGGCAAGACGCCGCACGCCTCGAACAAGCGCGCGACGATCCTGGATGACGAAGGCGCTTGGTTCGGCTTCGAGCAGGAATATTTCTTTTATAAGGACGGTCGTCCGCTCGGCTTCCCGACAAGTGGCTATCCCGCGCCGCAGGGGCCGTATTACACCGGTGTCGGCTACAAGAATGTCGGCGATGTCGCGCGCAAGATGGTCGAAGAGCACCTCGATCTCTGCCTCGCCGCCGGCATCAATCACGAAGGCATCAACGCGGAAGTCGCCAAGGGCCAGTGGGAATTCCAGATTTTCGGCAAAGGCTCCAAGCGTGCCGCCGACGAAATGTGGATGGCCCGCTATCTGATGCTGCGCCTCACCGAGAAGTACGGCGTCGATATCGAATTCCACTGCAAGCCGCTCGGCGACACCGACTGGAACGGCTCCGGCATGCACGCCAACTTCTCGACCAAGTTCATGCGCGAAGTCGGCGGCAAGGAGTATTTCGAGAAGCTGATGGAAGCCTTCAAGAGCAACCGTGCCGATCACATCGCGGTTTACGGACCGGACAATCATATGCGTCTGACCGGCAAGCACGAGACGGCGTCGATCGATACGTTCAGCTACGGCATTGCCGACCGCGGCGCCTCGATCCGCGTTCCCCATAGCTTCGCCAACAGTGGCTACAAGGGCTATCTCGAAGACCGTCGCCCGAATTCGCAAGGCGACCCCTACCAGATCGCGTCACAGATCCTGAAGACGATTGCATCGGTTCCGACCGGCGCGAAAGCTGCAGCCTAA
- a CDS encoding DUF2735 domain-containing protein: MNTSVNHGPAKIYQFPAGGRSALGGRRYEGAKATDELASSRLNEADCSDSWYHQAAIQESKPAWER, encoded by the coding sequence ATGAATACGAGTGTGAATCACGGGCCCGCCAAGATCTACCAATTCCCGGCCGGGGGCCGCTCAGCTCTCGGCGGACGGCGCTACGAAGGAGCTAAAGCCACGGACGAACTGGCCTCGTCGCGTCTCAATGAAGCTGACTGCAGCGATAGCTGGTATCACCAAGCAGCCATCCAGGAGTCCAAACCGGCGTGGGAGCGTTAA
- a CDS encoding lysozyme inhibitor, whose product MNRRGAGFLFGAACLVAEVAIGPAPASAQTFENYHCADGTRFIAAFYPYDSRAHLQIDGRAATLARRFTFSSGQRYSGEGVTLTVTKTGVMVRRPFRPTTTCEPT is encoded by the coding sequence ATGAATCGGCGAGGAGCCGGCTTTCTGTTCGGCGCGGCATGTCTGGTTGCGGAAGTTGCCATAGGCCCGGCTCCGGCATCCGCGCAGACGTTTGAAAATTATCACTGCGCCGACGGCACGCGCTTCATTGCCGCGTTCTATCCGTATGATTCCCGGGCCCATCTGCAGATTGACGGCAGGGCGGCGACGCTGGCCCGGCGCTTTACGTTTTCCTCCGGCCAGCGCTATTCGGGCGAGGGTGTCACACTGACCGTGACGAAGACGGGCGTTATGGTCAGGCGCCCGTTTCGGCCGACAACGACCTGTGAGCCGACATAA
- a CDS encoding tyrosine-protein phosphatase, which yields MPDFPVRHFDLAGASNFRDLGGYPGRDGRMVRWGQIFRSNHLGHLTKADIEVLRGLSLKSAFDFRGTEERAAAICALEEITVHSLPIEPTVVASLRARRANGTPLSPADGLEVMRDSYRNYVRKNTPRFRVLFAHLLGDHAPLVIHCTAGKDRTGFACALILHALGVAEDVIAEDYLLTNRFYRRDPSASNDLPDDVRQVLGSVETSFLGAAFDTICADYGDLGGYLSDGLGLGADERARLQARYLES from the coding sequence ATGCCAGATTTTCCCGTCCGTCACTTCGACCTCGCCGGCGCCAGCAATTTTCGCGATCTTGGCGGATATCCCGGGAGAGACGGCCGCATGGTCCGCTGGGGGCAGATCTTCCGCTCGAACCATCTCGGCCATCTGACCAAGGCCGATATCGAAGTGCTGCGCGGCCTGAGTTTGAAAAGCGCGTTCGATTTTCGCGGCACGGAGGAACGGGCCGCGGCGATCTGTGCGCTCGAGGAAATCACGGTTCATTCGCTGCCGATCGAGCCGACGGTCGTCGCGTCGCTGCGCGCGCGGCGCGCCAACGGCACGCCGCTGTCGCCGGCAGACGGCCTCGAGGTCATGCGCGATTCCTATCGCAACTATGTGCGTAAAAATACGCCACGCTTCCGCGTTTTGTTCGCGCACCTTCTGGGAGATCACGCGCCGCTGGTGATTCACTGCACGGCCGGGAAGGATCGCACAGGGTTCGCCTGCGCGCTGATCCTGCACGCGCTTGGCGTGGCGGAGGATGTCATTGCTGAAGATTATCTGCTCACCAACCGGTTCTACCGGCGCGACCCCTCCGCCAGCAACGATCTGCCCGATGATGTCAGGCAGGTGCTCGGGTCGGTCGAAACATCTTTTCTTGGCGCCGCGTTCGATACCATCTGCGCCGATTATGGCGACCTCGGGGGATATCTGAGCGATGGTTTGGGGCTTGGCGCTGACGAGCGCGCAAGGCTCCAGGCGCGCTATCTGGAATCCTGA
- a CDS encoding SGNH/GDSL hydrolase family protein: MMDLQVSARQDLLYRQAKFICNAAISHVQIRHHRASPATDIEETQMSDAPPAANPIAFEYPLSNLRNSLKLAGHTKIVAIGSSSTVGEGNIEPFPSRLELALRKRYPNQMIDVLNRGVGGQEATNEVLRFKADVLDENPALVIWQVGTNAVYRDKDFKLSDVVQAMATGLDELVGLPMDVILMDLQYTTAVVNPDKIKLAEQMVSLIATAVADHARTGVNLFRRFALMQSWCNGGVPIAGLIDPNDPSQLHMSDWATEGVTLALDGAIKQAVETQAST; this comes from the coding sequence ATGATGGATCTCCAGGTGAGCGCGCGTCAGGATTTACTGTACCGCCAAGCGAAATTCATTTGCAATGCTGCGATATCTCACGTTCAGATACGGCATCACCGGGCATCTCCCGCAACGGATATTGAGGAGACTCAGATGTCTGACGCGCCACCGGCCGCCAATCCCATCGCCTTCGAATACCCTCTATCGAATTTGAGGAACAGTCTCAAATTGGCCGGCCACACGAAGATCGTGGCCATCGGGTCGTCGTCGACTGTGGGCGAGGGCAATATCGAGCCTTTTCCATCCCGGCTCGAACTGGCGTTGCGAAAGCGGTATCCAAATCAGATGATTGACGTGCTGAATCGGGGCGTCGGTGGACAGGAAGCCACCAACGAAGTCTTACGATTCAAAGCTGATGTTCTGGACGAAAACCCGGCGCTGGTGATCTGGCAGGTCGGCACCAACGCCGTCTATCGCGACAAGGATTTCAAGCTCAGCGATGTCGTACAGGCGATGGCAACCGGGCTCGATGAGTTGGTGGGTTTGCCGATGGATGTGATCCTGATGGATCTGCAATACACGACGGCGGTCGTGAATCCCGACAAGATCAAATTAGCCGAGCAGATGGTGTCCCTGATAGCGACCGCTGTCGCCGACCACGCGCGCACCGGTGTGAATTTGTTTCGTCGTTTCGCGCTCATGCAGTCCTGGTGCAATGGCGGGGTCCCGATCGCCGGACTGATTGATCCAAACGACCCTTCCCAGCTTCATATGAGCGATTGGGCCACCGAGGGTGTCACTCTGGCGCTTGATGGCGCGATCAAGCAAGCCGTGGAGACGCAAGCGTCCACGTAG
- a CDS encoding SDR family oxidoreductase: MDGKVIVVTGASGALGKVVAEVALARGARVGGVDHAASQVAATPNRIELGGVDLTDAAQAKKAIDTVASHFGRLDALVNIAGGFAYETVVEGDPKTWQRMYALNVMTALNASRAAIPHLAASSAARIINVGAMGALQAGAGMGPYAASKAGVHRLTEALAAEWKGKITVNAVLPSTIDTAANRASMPKADFAKWVTPQELADVILFLASDAASAVTGALLPVSGRV; this comes from the coding sequence ATGGACGGAAAAGTCATCGTCGTGACTGGCGCCTCGGGCGCGCTCGGCAAGGTGGTCGCAGAGGTGGCGCTGGCGCGCGGCGCGCGCGTCGGCGGCGTGGACCACGCAGCGTCGCAGGTTGCGGCAACGCCGAACCGGATCGAGCTTGGCGGCGTCGATTTGACCGACGCCGCTCAGGCCAAGAAGGCAATCGACACGGTGGCGTCGCATTTCGGCAGGCTCGATGCACTGGTCAACATTGCCGGCGGATTTGCATACGAGACGGTTGTCGAGGGCGACCCAAAAACCTGGCAGCGCATGTATGCGCTCAACGTCATGACCGCGCTCAATGCATCGCGAGCGGCGATCCCGCATCTTGCGGCGTCCAGCGCAGCGCGGATCATCAATGTCGGCGCGATGGGCGCGCTGCAGGCCGGCGCCGGCATGGGCCCGTATGCCGCTTCCAAGGCCGGTGTGCATCGCCTCACTGAGGCGCTGGCTGCAGAATGGAAAGGCAAGATCACGGTCAACGCCGTGCTGCCGTCGACCATCGACACCGCAGCCAATCGCGCCAGCATGCCGAAAGCGGATTTCGCAAAATGGGTGACGCCACAAGAACTCGCCGACGTCATCCTGTTTCTCGCCAGCGATGCCGCCAGCGCCGTTACCGGTGCCCTGCTGCCGGTGAGCGGACGGGTCTAG
- a CDS encoding DUF2161 domain-containing phosphodiesterase, whose translation METALYLPVKRFLEKLGFTVKGEVGGCDLVALSSDEPPVVVIGELKQSFNLELVLQAVDRAGACDEVWLAAKMSARGKGRESDARYRNLCRRLGFGMLAVTNTGDVEVIVKPPTTSPRRNPKKRSRLVREHQRRKGDPALGGSTRAPIMTAYRQQALACASALSQGPRRVRDLRPDIPDAPKILLHNVYGWFDRAERGIYVLTDAGHAALKRWPQQPVDLSGTGDSAP comes from the coding sequence TTGGAAACCGCGCTTTACCTGCCCGTCAAACGCTTTCTGGAAAAGCTCGGCTTTACGGTCAAGGGCGAAGTCGGCGGCTGCGATCTGGTGGCGCTGAGCAGCGACGAGCCGCCCGTCGTGGTGATCGGCGAGTTGAAGCAGAGCTTTAATCTCGAACTGGTGCTGCAAGCCGTCGACCGCGCCGGAGCGTGCGACGAAGTTTGGCTGGCCGCCAAAATGTCCGCGCGCGGCAAGGGGCGCGAGAGCGACGCGCGCTATCGCAATCTCTGCCGCCGGCTCGGTTTCGGCATGCTCGCAGTGACCAATACCGGCGATGTCGAGGTGATCGTCAAACCGCCGACGACGAGCCCGCGCCGCAATCCGAAGAAGCGCTCGCGCCTGGTCAGGGAGCACCAGCGCCGCAAGGGCGATCCAGCGCTCGGCGGCAGCACGCGCGCGCCGATTATGACAGCCTATCGCCAGCAGGCGCTGGCCTGCGCGTCGGCGCTGTCGCAGGGGCCGCGGCGGGTGCGGGACCTGCGGCCCGATATTCCGGACGCGCCGAAAATTCTGCTGCATAATGTCTATGGCTGGTTCGACCGTGCCGAGCGTGGCATTTATGTCCTGACCGATGCCGGACATGCCGCGTTGAAACGCTGGCCGCAGCAGCCGGTGGATCTCTCGGGCACTGGGGACTCAGCGCCGTGA
- a CDS encoding putative quinol monooxygenase, whose protein sequence is MIVVTGSITARHDSFDEIRKLSLEHVHRSRKEPGCIFHAVQIDCENPLRLVFIEQWADRAALQAHFAVPASREFVRALQPLAAAATTLELYDATRLEKL, encoded by the coding sequence ATGATCGTCGTGACCGGCAGCATTACCGCGCGCCATGATTCGTTCGACGAGATCAGAAAACTGAGCCTTGAGCATGTGCATCGCTCGCGAAAAGAGCCTGGATGCATATTTCACGCCGTGCAGATCGACTGCGAAAACCCGCTGCGGCTGGTGTTCATTGAACAATGGGCCGACCGTGCCGCGCTGCAGGCCCATTTCGCGGTGCCGGCTTCCCGCGAATTCGTGCGCGCGCTGCAACCGCTCGCCGCGGCGGCTACGACCCTCGAACTCTACGATGCGACCAGGTTGGAAAAATTGTAA
- a CDS encoding GNAT family N-acetyltransferase: MHHEDTTGSTRAKGSVRTLRRQELPLLRDHLLRLDRASRHDRFHGFMDDRFIERYARKCADDGTVIIAYLEDGVVRGAAELHPPEQSPDSQPEIAFSVEASVRRCGVGSILFRKLIADARAKGYRSLRITTGAQNDAMRALAHKFGAHLAFRHGESTGTIDLTRQGQPASALPAIASAIDAANAIAGFNRAYWGMLLRMYGWGRAA, from the coding sequence TTGCACCACGAAGACACGACTGGTTCGACGCGCGCTAAAGGCAGCGTCCGGACGCTGCGCCGGCAAGAACTACCGCTGCTGCGCGATCATCTTTTGCGGCTCGACCGGGCAAGCCGTCATGACCGCTTTCACGGCTTCATGGACGACCGTTTCATCGAACGTTACGCCCGGAAATGCGCCGATGATGGCACTGTTATCATCGCCTATCTGGAGGACGGTGTGGTGCGTGGCGCTGCAGAATTGCATCCGCCCGAGCAATCGCCGGATTCGCAGCCGGAAATCGCGTTCAGCGTGGAAGCCTCGGTACGGCGGTGTGGCGTCGGCAGCATCCTGTTCCGAAAACTGATCGCCGACGCGCGCGCGAAGGGCTACCGGAGCCTGCGGATCACCACGGGCGCGCAGAATGACGCGATGCGGGCATTGGCGCACAAGTTCGGTGCGCATCTGGCCTTCCGCCACGGCGAATCCACCGGGACGATCGATCTCACCAGGCAAGGTCAGCCAGCATCTGCATTACCCGCGATCGCAAGCGCGATCGATGCGGCAAACGCCATCGCCGGTTTCAACCGGGCGTATTGGGGGATGCTGTTGCGAATGTATGGCTGGGGCCGGGCGGCCTGA
- a CDS encoding PaaI family thioesterase, with amino-acid sequence MTLLEKIQSMKMPFAELKGVTFVEAEKDRVVARMLVRPDLCTLNHTIHGGAVMAFADSVGAAATVINLPEDAKGTATIESKTNFIGGAKEGMTIIATATPVHRGRRTQVWQTRLETGEGKLVAIVTQTQMVL; translated from the coding sequence ATGACGCTGCTTGAAAAAATCCAGTCGATGAAAATGCCGTTTGCCGAATTGAAGGGGGTAACCTTCGTCGAGGCGGAAAAAGACCGCGTGGTGGCACGGATGCTGGTGCGGCCCGACCTGTGCACCCTCAACCATACGATCCATGGCGGAGCGGTCATGGCATTCGCGGATTCGGTTGGCGCCGCGGCGACCGTGATCAATTTGCCCGAGGATGCCAAGGGAACGGCGACGATCGAGAGCAAGACCAACTTTATCGGCGGCGCCAAGGAAGGCATGACGATCATCGCGACCGCAACGCCGGTGCATCGGGGACGGCGTACCCAGGTCTGGCAAACCCGGCTAGAGACCGGGGAGGGCAAGCTTGTCGCGATAGTGACGCAGACGCAAATGGTGCTCTGA
- a CDS encoding DUF805 domain-containing protein — protein MLGFLFGFNARIGRLYFFLITIGLALVMTAIAFAVAGYMFEHTPKGIHLSADDLMTWPVIVTGVIFFFATFSLQAIRIRDIGWDPVCVIPAWIAIAIVDRLVAIKIPSWSIGHSHQGTIVGLLINVVLGFVLLFWPSGDLEGWTPSPLGESHRKPNEPAPRQSGASAPAGRIAQATRAGFGQRGW, from the coding sequence ATGTTGGGTTTCCTGTTCGGTTTTAATGCTCGGATCGGCCGGCTGTACTTTTTCCTGATTACGATCGGCCTGGCCCTGGTCATGACCGCCATCGCGTTTGCGGTTGCCGGTTATATGTTCGAGCACACCCCGAAGGGCATTCATTTGTCCGCAGATGATTTGATGACGTGGCCGGTGATCGTTACGGGCGTCATTTTTTTCTTTGCCACTTTTTCCCTGCAGGCGATTCGCATCCGCGATATCGGATGGGATCCCGTGTGCGTTATTCCGGCATGGATCGCGATCGCCATCGTTGACCGCCTTGTTGCGATCAAGATTCCTTCATGGTCGATCGGACACTCTCATCAGGGAACGATTGTTGGTTTGCTGATCAACGTTGTGCTCGGTTTTGTTCTGTTGTTTTGGCCGAGCGGCGATCTGGAGGGCTGGACGCCGTCGCCGCTTGGCGAGAGCCACCGCAAGCCGAATGAGCCCGCGCCGAGGCAGAGTGGAGCGTCTGCCCCCGCAGGACGTATTGCCCAAGCAACCAGAGCCGGGTTCGGTCAACGTGGTTGGTAG